The Deinococcus reticulitermitis DNA window CAGACGTCCTGCGGGGTGAGGTTCGTTTCGTGAAAGGTTCGCGCAACCATCCGGGTGATGGACGCGGGCGTCGCTTCGCGGTCGATATGCAGCGCGATCTTCCGGTGGAGAGTGGACTCGGCCTGAAGAATTCCAAACAGGACTTCGGCGACCCGGCGCAGGGTGTCGCGGCGGTGGTGAGGGAGACGCTCTTTCAGGTACTCAGCGAGCGTGTCAACATGCGAGCGGGCGGCACTGGGACGGATCACACCCCCTTTTGCCGCCCTTTGCCGTTCCCTTGTGCGTCCTGGACGCCATTTCCCTCAACCTGTCAGGTACTGAGGCCTACACCCCAACTCTTCGATTAAAAAACAGATATCCGTAAAATTTTCGGCGTCTTCTAAAGCTGCATATCGAGCGTTTCTAAAACGAGATAAGAAACTGGCAACCTCATTTTCTGTCAGCGGTGTGGTCATTTTCCCTCTTGCTTTGACTGAGGCGGGTAATTGGGGTGGCGTCACCCATTTTCCCACGGATTCAGCAGCCGCACCCCGAACAGCGCGAAGTCGGCAGTGTTGCGCGTGACCAGCGTCAGGTCATGGTGCAGGGCGGTAGCAGCCAGCAACGCGTCCATGCAGGGCAACTGCTCCGGCTTTTTACCTGTCGCCACCGCCGTTCTAGCCCAGGTGAGCATGACGCCTTCGTCTACAGGGAGGATGCGCCCAGCGTAGGCGGGGCGCAGGTCATTCGTGACCCACTGCCGCAGGGCAGCACGCTTCGCGCCGCCTTGCACGTTCTCTATGCCCCACTCCACCTCACCGACGGTCAGCACGCTGAGAAAGAGGGTCCTGGGCGGCTGGGCCTGCAAGAACTGGACGACGCCGCTGGCAGGCCTCGGCTGGGTGGCCTCGCTGATGACGTTGGTGTCGAGCAGATACATCAGAACTCGGGCAGGGCGCGGCC harbors:
- a CDS encoding type II toxin-antitoxin system VapC family toxin; translation: MYLLDTNVISEATQPRPASGVVQFLQAQPPRTLFLSVLTVGEVEWGIENVQGGAKRAALRQWVTNDLRPAYAGRILPVDEGVMLTWARTAVATGKKPEQLPCMDALLAATALHHDLTLVTRNTADFALFGVRLLNPWENG